The DNA sequence aaaaatgaaaggtaatagaatccgaacataactaggaaatctaAAACATTCtcttattacaactctagaactaaaccttAGTTTGAATAGGCACACATGATATCGACTTCCTTCAACACACAATTACTTCATTGCGTTGAATCAAAAGCTTAAATTACACTTCATTATTTCTTTGACATTCATTACAATTGCAAAGAATCAATAATGGTGAATTCCAGATGATGTGGAACATATTAATTAGAGCATGAATTTGTTAAAAACTAAAGGTAAAGGTTCTTAATCAATTAGTAGACAAAAAGCAGATAGGCTGAAGATCAAGTGAGCTCCAAAGTGACAACTCACCATCACCATTCACAGCActcagagaagaaaaagaagaagaggaagaagaagaccccATATCAGTTGATCTCTGCTGGttctcctcttctttctttccttcatattcttgtttggCTGGAGCTTCCTCTTTGTTCTTATTACTGCAGGCCCTCTGCAGGTCAGATATTCCCCTCATTCTCGTGTTTCCTGTTGTCGAAGATCCAATCTTTAACTTTAAGCATTCGGGTATGCCATTGAAGGCATAGAGAGAAGCAGAGAATTTCCTCTCATATTTCATTCTCTTCATGGCTGCTCTTAGCATAGAAGGCTCATCTGCATAGGTCTCCGGCTCCACTGCCTCTTCTATCTCTTCAGCAATCTCGAAAGGAGAAGGAGAGTAGTAGTCTGATGATCCAATATCATCCACAAATTGGAAGTCTATGGCACCCACTTGACcattcacttcttcttcttccgcaTCTTCCTCTGATCCACCAACAAAATTTGCATCCCCGCCGCTATAAGTAATCTCTGCCACTTCACTCAAATTCCCATAGTCCATTTGTTGTTCAGCTTCTCTTGCAGTGGTGTACTCTTCCTTTTCAGTCAAGCAGGACTCAAAACTCGATGTCATGTAGTCGATGCTACTTGCACTAATCTCAGGGATGTTGTCATTGTTGCTTGTGATGTAATCTTCTGGATCATTAAGGAAATCAGTGTATTGGTTTTCCGAGAACTCTGCTGCAGCTTCTTCCTGATACTGCTTTTGTTGGTGGTTAACAGGCAAAGGAGCAGCAGATGGAGCAGAACAAGAGGTGTTGTTGTTCCTTGCTTTGAGCCTCTGGAGAAGAAGGTTTGTGATCTTTGAGGGAAGTGCTGGAGTTGAAGATGGTGATGGGGAGCAAGGCCAGAAATTTGTTCTAGTATTGGCACCGCGGAGCAAGCAAGCAGCCTCATCATAGGCCCTGGCTGCTTCCTCAGCTGTGTCAAATGTCCCCAACCACACCCTTATCTTCTGAATTGTGTCCTTAATCTCTGCCACCCATCTTCCGGAGGGTCTTTGGCGAACACCAACAAAACGCTTTCGAGCTCTTCTTGCTGCTCCTCCGAGTGCTgcagcagctgaggcttcctTCACCATCTCATCCCAAGCCATGGTTCCCTCAATGCAACTTTTGGTCTCTTCCACTCCTTCATTAACTTTTCTCTTCCTTGCCATATAGTCTACTGTTTTTTGTGATGTTATGTTTAGTTTCTAGGCTTTTGTGTACTTGCAAGTAATTTACTTGAAGCTGAAGGTTTGAGATGCTTTTGTGAGATCTGGCTTCTGTTGGCATGTGAATTTATATGTAGGGAATGGAAGATCTTGTCAAATGATTGGGGAGGTTGAACTGGTCTTACTTGTTCTTATGTCTTTGTTTCTGGTAGCTCCAGCCTCAATCTAAACCAGATGGAGGTTTCTTTcagttttggaaaagaaaagcaTACTTAATGGCACATTTGACGTAGGCAAAGATGCCTTTATCTCTCTATTTTCTTCTATTACATTATTTAAACCTCATGTCACTTCATTATTGGGAATTGTAGGCTTGAATGGGTCATATCTCATTTTTCTGAATATATATCACTGAAATATCTTTAAGCAGTTAAGCACCAAGAAGATAGAAGCAGAGATGCAATCTTTGTAGAGAAAGGGACTAATTGTACCGTTCTACTGAAGCAAACATAATTGATTAGCAAAGCAACCAAAATGATCTCCAAGAAGAACAAGTGGAGGCTAATTAGCCAATACATGCTATATAATCATTTTCCATACCAGTACATAGTTTCTAATAAATGGGATATCTCAGAAATTTACTCATCACAATTCAACTGAGACAATTTACCAAGTTGGACACTTTTTCACTACATTGAAATAGCCCTAATCCAACTTTTTCAAATTGATTAGGATTAATATTTTTTACTGCTATTAGGCCTATTCTAATACTCAAAGACAATCATTCTTTACAATGAGACAAGTCACTCTCAGAAAAGGTACATTTGAACTTATGCTGATAATATATTCTCTAAAACAAAGGGATTCCATCAAATACCAACAGCACTACTTTTCTGAGTACTTGTTTTGGCGATAGTTTCAATTTTCTGTTCTATCTTaatcaaaacaaaaccagaGGATCTATATTTTTCATCTGAGTTATAAGACAAATTATGCCAGTAGTTTCCACTTACAAAGACAAACACAGTAACACAGTCACAAGAATTATGGAATTTATGGAGCAAAATATTTTTCACCTGTGATGTGACTCGTGAAATACCGCGTGGTATGTCACTCTGATAGCCAAAATGATAACTAATAAGGTCAATTTGGTTGCTTTGGATTGTTAACCATACAATAATTAACTTAACTCCCCTAATAGCCTTATTAATTATTATCATTTTGATGACCAAAGTTAAAAAGACGGTTTCTCCAAAGCCTCCTCAACAATGAGCATGTCAAACATCATagaaaatatttaattatatgatttagttatgTATTATCATCTTATTTTATGGTGtgtaataatttatttatttcattatCTTTAATACGGTTTAGGTCACTCATCATGCTTGTAACATGACATTGTTGGACTTTCCTCAACTAGTATCTATAAGATGGTAAATAGTGGAGATATCTTCTAATGAGGACAGCTAAAATGAGGATTTCGATCATGAGAACTTTATCTACTGTTAAATGTTTAAATATGcgtgtgtagatcatttatgtaaattttcaaccaaattgaaaatcccTACGGCgttcataattgtgatttatcaTTTATAAACATGAACGATTCAGGTTTAGCAGGTTTGGTTCATCCATTAATTTCATTCAGTTAGGTACCTCACTgattagcaatttggaagaaaatttttataagtgatctactcatacatGCATACAAAAACATCTAAAGGTTGATTTGTGATAATGTAATTGAAAAGTGATCGAGTCCTCTAAATCGTTGATTAGAAAGTTCTCATTAGAAGCTCTCTTGTAAAAAGTGATTTGTTATGTGATGGGATTTGTTGGTTGGTAATTACTTATATCTTAAACTTAGAGATGCAATGAGGGGATTTCTTTGCAGAATGAAGACTTCTAATTAGCCAATTTACTTTGATGCATTTACTTCGAGCCTTTTTGAGAAATTTATTCGAACATCTTtctgtaattttattttatcagTCTTTTTCAACATCGTAGCACACATTTTGCGCCTACACTTGCATAAAAGAAAACCAACTAAAGATTTTCTTGACTACATAACAAATTTAAAGGAAGAAGGTCGCGATCACCTCTACTGGAACACTGCCCCCAATGTTACATTAGGATGATTGATGTTTTCTATTTGATATCAAGATGAATACTATTGATTGATTATCAGATTTTTCTTACATTAAGATGATGATCACTTTGGATCAAACCAATTATTAACTATGTTAGGAAACGTCTGATAGTGACATCTTTTGAAGGACAACTTAGGTAGATCCGTAGAACACACCATTGATTGGACTTAAAAACGAAGTTAGATTGAACACACCATTGAAGAAGATTACAAAATCCACacagaaaaaaacaagaagaaaaaccaagataAACGGGGTAGCAAATCTGGGGCTGCACGGTGCCATAAACAATAAAAGTCCTAGAACCGAATCTTTATCAGTTCACACGAGTTTAATCAATCTTTTGCCACTTTGGAGCTCACCATTAAACATTGATATGTAAATTATAAACTTTTAACCACAAAACTTATAATATGTACAACGGTCTGCCCAAGAAATAACAACGCTTCATCAATATGAACATTTTCTTCATTGCTCTGCATTTTTTTatggagaagaaaaacaaagactaGACTTATGCACTTTTAGCTGATGCTGAAATCTGAGTGTGATGTTTGCATGGAAAGGGATCTCTGATTGCGTCAGGGTCAACCAGAATTTGATGATCCTAAGAGAAAATGTCAGAAGCCCTTTGTTGTTGCTCCACGTGGAGATCGAAAACTAAGCCAAAGTCTCTTTCTCTTACGAATTCCAATCAAACAACCGAGCCACATCGTGTCAGCATGAATCACACATTTGCTCAATTATTATATGTTGGCTGCTAGTCCCCAGGGAACGACACCCAGAAAAGAAGGAAATAATTGTGATATAAAAATAGGTATGGTTGACAAATATGTCAAGGTTTATTATTCTTGAAaacgaaaataaaaaagaaagaaagggtcTAATTCAATTGAGATTCCTGTCGCCATAAGATAGAGATGGAATGGTTCCAAGAATTTTTGCAGAAGAGGTGTGCTATCAAAGACAGGTGTAGCTTCAGTATCAACATCTTTTTTAAAGTTTCGGCTGTTTGGAAACCAAAAGTTAGTTAGTTAGTTGCCTATGTGATTATAAGAGTATTTTATACGTTGTTAATAAAATTCATGTCTATAATACAGCAGTAAGAAACTAAGAATGAACAGATCAAAGACAAATGGTCACTGGAAAACAAGCCTAACACACAGATTACAGATCATATACTGATTTTACAAGAACACAGAGACACGGAGAGTTATTTATTGGTTTTTTGTTGTCAGTATGGTGAAAGAAGACAGATTGCTTACTTCAGACTACAGCAGGAAGAAGTGGAGAGTTGTGATCATCTGTGCTTCTTCGATGTCGGATTGGCATCAAAACTGGATCCTCATACGCAGTGCTTAATTTATCATAAAATGCATCCATTGAAGGATCACTCTGGTCTTCTTTATCTTTCCTTACCAAACACTGCATAAATACAGTAAAGAAACCCTTAGCCAATGAGATAGAACAGAAGATGAAGGGTCCATATGACGGTGCTTTTAGGAAGTGTTCTTTACTCGCTACCACATTGGTGGGAAGCACTTCACAAAGATGTGTCACgtttttgtgaaaaaaaaaaagaaaaaaagaaaaacagaaaaagtgCTTCTTAGAAATGCACTTGAAAGCATTTAGGTGCTTTTCAAAGAAGTGCTCCACTTATAACCATTTCTGACAAACGCGATAAAACCACTTTCAGAAAGTTTTCAAGCTTTAGAAGCGATTAGCACTGTCAAATGGGCCCCACATCTTCTTAGTGTAAGATATAACCTAAGCAGAGTTGTAATGTTAGCTAATTTAAATCTTTTGGAATCTAAAAGAATAAGTTGATTAGCAGTGGTTCAGACATACCTCAACAGGATATGATTTGAATATCGGTAGAAATCGTTTGCGGCAGTACTCATTGAAAAGAAGAGTGAGAATTGGAAGAGGAATCATCAAACTAGAAGCTAAGGGAAGCTTTTTAATCCCAAATAGTCCAATCGCAATGATGTGCATAAGTACCAGGGAAAATATTGTTGAATTGTGCACTATAGGCCAAAATTTTCCACCAGTTTCATACTTGGGTGCATATACATTCAATAGCTGTTCAAATTTGTTTACCAAAAAGTATCAGTAAATTTAATAACCAAAAATAGATGATAAAAAtgaattatacaaaaaaaaaaaaatccacaaaACTATACAATTTAGATGGTATAGAGCATGAAATAAGGTGGTTGAACTCAAACCAGGTTAATGTTTAAGTCAAGCAGATCAATCAATATGAAAAGGTGGATATTAAATTTAAAATGAGATGATGCAAATTTGTGAAATAAGTTCAGACAATATAGGTGTGAGCATGGACTTGCTTCTTGTTAACCTTTAAAGAAGCAGTAATTCACCAAGGGAGATGATATTCACACAACCTTTTGTGTTAGAAACTACAAATCACATACCATTTTGTGAATTAATTAGAACACAAAAGGGTGTCAAATAGGTGATCTAATCTACAAAACTACGATTCTATAAACAGGCCATTTTATCCAATATGTTTTTAGATATGATACAATATATCAAGTAAAAGAGATAAGAGAAAAGTTTTCAACGGACCTGGTTGCGGTAGATTAGGTATCCCATACAACAGTAAACCAGAAGGAAAGGTAGAATTAATGGAGCCAGAAAGAAGTATGTTATTCCAAGGACTCCAAAAAATAGAATTCTAGGAATTTCACTGTGGTATGAAATTGAAGGAACCTCAAATTCATCACTATCTTTTCCTGAAAATAGTCTTTTTATCATACTGAAAATCAGGGGGGTCATGCGGAAGAGTTCTGATGATACACTGGTCCATCCAGATGTCACAACATATGCAATGAAGAATGATGCCTGCATCAAAAATAAAGAATCTATATGAAACCTTGGATCAAGGTTTATGATATAAACAAATGGTTTCAAAAGTTTGAATTCTAACATTTAAGCCAAATATCAGGTCCCTAAGATATGGACACAAGCAAACACAGTTAAACAGATGTTTTATTGACAACAAATGTCTTATGAGTTATGACATACATACACTCTTAAGAACATAAGTATTATCCAAAATCAGTATCGGAACAAGGTTTAGGTAGGAAGAAAATTTTACCAGAAGAATTTACCAACAAAATCACATCCTATTGACTGGGAcctttaaaaaaattgaattgtCTTTATAGGGAATTAAATTTAAGAACAGGCAAAACAATGGTATACAGTGAGTTATGAAGTTTCAAAAggcttctcaaacctccatatgaTTATTTCAAAAAGATAAAGTACAAACTAATATTGTGTATGTATTTTCACCTGTGCTGGAACAGCATCAGCAAGTAGCCCAGGAATCTTTTTGGGCTCAAGAAGGATATCGACTCGATAGAGAGCTGTTCCTGATAATACATTTGCAAAGAAAATGTTCCATATAGTAAACCACAACATCTTCGTGCATGCACCTTTTTGTATCTGGCTGAAAGAGACGTATCCTTCCATGGATGACAACACTATCATGATGGGTGGCACAAAAGAAAGGAACAACTGAAGAATAAGACTTGGAAGATATCCAGTTATGACTTGACTGACAACTGTTCTGCAAATAAAGAAATTGTAAGATTCGGCATCATGGAATAAATCAGAGAGTCAATTTTTAAAAGTTGAAGATTCCGCACTTACAAACTCAGTATGCTTTTGAGAAAAGGAAACCAGGTTTCTAACTGTGCAAGATTAGCGAGGCCTTGCACGATTGCAACTGGAATGAGGAATAGAATCGTAAGAGCAGCACAtgcaaccaccaccaccagcttGAAGACCCATCTTTTTataaaagatgaagaaaagaagggcCAATGAACGTCCTGAGGCTCAGGAGCACTCTCTGTGACCCACTCTGTGGGATTTGTTCCTTGTTGAATGTGTACAGCTATTGCAGCAGCAAGCCGGGACTTGAACGACACAAAGGCAGCTGAAACTTCCTGTTATTGTTTGTTTTCGCATCATGGAACAATTGACTACATCAATCCAAGGTCAGATCAATCAAACAACTAGACTTATCAATTGGAAGTAAACTTCTCTCTTCCTAAACTTGCTGATATAGTGATATGTCTCttagaaatcagaaaatatcacATGTTTGCTCATACATTCATCTACTAAGAAGTattaaacaacaaatatgaGGACGAGTGTGTCTGTGTGTGTTACTCATCTCTAATGATCTTTcctaaataattttattttacatCTATATGTCAATtttgaaaagtaaaagaaaagaaaacaaaacaaaaaacatctACATCTAAGTTGATGCTAAAGAAATTATTAGGTGGaggaaaattttatttataccATTTACTAATGATTATTGTCAAAATCTCCTTAATTAAGATCAAGAATAGCACCCAACCTTTCCTGCCAACGATGATTGCTCTAATCTAACAGTATCGTCTAAATCATCCAATTTCTTTCCATAGTGATCCAACACATCGACTTTGCGTCCAAAAAGCCCATCACGCTTGAATCTTTGCTGTGGATCCTTTTCTGACTTTAGACGGGCAAGCGTTCTGTATACCTTGTCTGCATCACTctagaaagaaggaaaaagttATGAGTCTTTGCCGAAGATGTTATATAACAGAAAGTCTTAACTGGAACAACTTTATTataaattacaaatttacaaatttGTTTGATGCCTTCCTTCTGATGGTAAGAAACTAACAACAAACACAGAAATTACAAAAATCCCCAAGCCTTCAAAAATAACTATGAAATTATCATGCTGAGGCTTACAGTGAGACGTTGGAGTTTGCTAGTTCGACGAACCAACAAGTGTGAAAGATAAGTAGAAGAGTAATATTCTGTAAAGAATTTTTCAACGGTTTCACTGCAGCTGCTTCCAGATAGGACAGGAATACCACGAACCAATACTGTGAACTGATTAGGCTGAGGTTTGGATGAATAGAAGTGAGCAATTCTTCTTGATGAGATATAACTGTACTCCTGCATAGTAATTAAGTTGAATACTGTTGATTCTATTGTTCTAAATGAACCACCAAAATCTGATGAAACAAAGCcatagaaaagaaacaaaatctgACTTACATAGTAAAGAAGATAGCAGACGACTGCACTGAAAATATATGCTGCACAAAAATGAACCCATAACCTTGGGAAACCAAAATTAACAGTCAGGGTCTCCTCATAATAGGTTTACCATATGCCTActataaatatgataaacataAATGAACTTGGAAATATCTGGCCACAACTCCATTAAGAGGAACAGGCTGAAGTAAAGATTAAACTAATCAACCAACTCTAACTTAACCGAAGGACACACCGCGACTTATATGGCTTATAAATGCCATAAATTTGATAGAATTGAAAGCAATAGAATGGAAATTTAACACAATGGGAAACAACGCGTGGAAATATGATAGGTGTTATAAATGACCCTCAACCCAGTGTAGCTAATGCAACTATAAAAAACTATTACAACTTCATCTCAGTATTTCCCACAATTTTCAACCACCATCCCATAAGAACCACATACATACCAGTTCGAGCCATCATCCACATTCGAAATACTAAACGAGTCCAAAGACTTGTTGGGAAAATCCGAAAAATCCACGTCCAGCTGGGTGCCCAGAAAATTTATTGGCAGAAGAACAAAAACCCCAATAATCCCACCAAACCCAAACACCTTCAAACtgcacaaacaaaaaaaacccaacTTCAAAAATCAAACTCAAATCCAATATACCCTTTTAACACTACTAGTCCGTCCATCCCTAACCTGAAGATGAAAATGCGCATAAACACCACGGCATCCAAACTGGTGGCAGCCAAGAGCTGATCTTCAGAGGGCTGCCATGCCCGCTTCACCCAACCCGCAGTGGGCAACAATCTATCGAAATCGAAGCCATTTGTTTCAGTTGGTGCTCCTTTTGCAGCAACAGAGCGCGGTGCATAAACCTTGGCGTTACTGGGTTGCTTCCTCAGAATAGAGTAGAGAGTGAAGAATAGCAAACATAGACCCAGATTAATTCCTACTGAGGTTAACAGCGCAGAGAGGATCATAGCTAAAACCCCCCCAAAAAAACCTTAAACCCCAAATGAAAAAGGCTGCAAATTTCTAGTGCAGAAATGGGATTATAATCCAAAGTCGGAAACTTTTGAGAGAGAGCATTATGATTTTGGCGAaggttctcacttacctttggGCAGGGGCAACAAAGGGAATATTATGTTTTGGGGAGCAGGAAAGGGAAAGGCATTTGCTACCTTTGGGGATTTCTGAAAGTAACCGACTTTCTTTGCGCGAATGACGATAATGCCCTTCCAGCCGTTGCCTCCCGCCATGTGGCCTGTCATTGCGGATCGGGATACGGTTTAAGTTCCCTTCCTTTTCAAGTAACCCACTTGGCCCATGGCCCAAAATTTCTTCACCATTCATCTAGTGTGAAAATAGGGCTGGCCATCTGAGCCGTATGGGCCCGGCCGATTTTGGACCGAGCCAAACCGAGTTGGGCCAAAATAGCCGATAAGCCGAAGTTTCGGCTCGGCTACGGTACAAGAATGGTATATACCAAACCTCAGTATCAGCATGTTTGGCAACCAAAAGTTAGTTTCAGTTAGTTGCCTATGAGAATATAGAGTGTTGTATACATTGTTTATGAAAATCATGTCTATAATACAGCAGGAAGAATGAACAAAATACAGCAGTAAGAATGAACAAATCAAAGACAAATGGTAACTGGAAAACAAGCCTAACACACTGCAGATTACAGATCATATACTTATTTTACAGGAACACAGAGACACAAGGAGttgtttattggttttttgCTTGCCAGTATGGCGAAAGAAGACAGATTGCTTACTTCAGACTTCAGCGGGGAAGGAGTGGAGAGTTGTAGCCGTCTCTGCTTCTTCGACGTTGGATTGGCAGCAAAACCGGATCCTCATACGCAGTGCGTAATTTATCATAAAATGCATCCATTGAAGGATCACTCTGGTCTTCGATATCTTTCTTTACCAAACACTGCATGAATACAGTAAAGAAACCCTTAGCCAATGAGATAGAACAGAAGATGAAGAGTCCAACTTCTTAGTTTAAGATATAACCAAAGCAGAGTTGTAATGTTTGCgaatttaaatattttggaaTCTAAAAGAATAAGTTGATAGCATTGGTTCAGACATACCTCAACAGGATATGATTTGAATATCGGTAGAAATCGTTTGCGGCAGTACTCATTGAAAAGAAGAGTGAGAATTGGAAGAGGAATCATCAAACTAGCAGCTAAGGGAAGCGTCTTAATCCCAAATATTCCAATCGCAATGATGTGCATAAGTACCAAGGAAAATATTGTTGAATTGTGCACTATAGGCCAAAGTTTTCCACCAGTTTCATACTTGGGTGCATATACATTCAATAGCTGTTCAAAATTGTTTACCAAAAAGTATCAGTGAATTTAATAATCAAAAATAGGTGataaaaatgatatatatatatatatatatatatatatatatatataatccacaaAACTACAAAATTTAGATCGTATAGAGCATGAAATAAGGTGGTTGAACTCAAA is a window from the Rosa chinensis cultivar Old Blush chromosome 2, RchiOBHm-V2, whole genome shotgun sequence genome containing:
- the LOC112186892 gene encoding CSC1-like protein HYP1 — translated: MILSALLTSVGINLGLCLLFFTLYSILRKQPSNAKVYAPRSVAAKGAPTETNGFDFDRLLPTAGWVKRAWQPSEDQLLAATSLDAVVFMRIFIFSLKVFGFGGIIGVFVLLPINFLGTQLDVDFSDFPNKSLDSFSISNVDDGSNWLWVHFCAAYIFSAVVCYLLYYEYSYISSRRIAHFYSSKPQPNQFTVLVRGIPVLSGSSCSETVEKFFTEYYSSTYLSHLLVRRTSKLQRLTSDADKVYRTLARLKSEKDPQQRFKRDGLFGRKVDVLDHYGKKLDDLDDTVRLEQSSLAGKEVSAAFVSFKSRLAAAIAVHIQQGTNPTEWVTESAPEPQDVHWPFFSSSFIKRWVFKLVVVVACAALTILFLIPVAIVQGLANLAQLETWFPFLKSILSLTVVSQVITGYLPSLILQLFLSFVPPIMIVLSSMEGYVSFSQIQKGACTKMLWFTIWNIFFANVLSGTALYRVDILLEPKKIPGLLADAVPAQASFFIAYVVTSGWTSVSSELFRMTPLIFSMIKRLFSGKDSDEFEVPSISYHSEIPRILFFGVLGITYFFLAPLILPFLLVYCCMGYLIYRNQLLNVYAPKYETGGKFWPIVHNSTIFSLVLMHIIAIGLFGIKKLPLASSLMIPLPILTLLFNEYCRKRFLPIFKSYPVECLVRKDKEDQSDPSMDAFYDKLSTAYEDPVLMPIRHRRSTDDHNSPLLPAVV
- the LOC112186903 gene encoding ethylene-responsive transcription factor ERN1 — protein: MARKRKVNEGVEETKSCIEGTMAWDEMVKEASAAAALGGAARRARKRFVGVRQRPSGRWVAEIKDTIQKIRVWLGTFDTAEEAARAYDEAACLLRGANTRTNFWPCSPSPSSTPALPSKITNLLLQRLKARNNNTSCSAPSAAPLPVNHQQKQYQEEAAAEFSENQYTDFLNDPEDYITSNNDNIPEISASSIDYMTSSFESCLTEKEEYTTAREAEQQMDYGNLSEVAEITYSGGDANFVGGSEEDAEEEEVNGQVGAIDFQFVDDIGSSDYYSPSPFEIAEEIEEAVEPETYADEPSMLRAAMKRMKYERKFSASLYAFNGIPECLKLKIGSSTTGNTRMRGISDLQRACSNKNKEEAPAKQEYEGKKEEENQQRSTDMGSSSSSSSFSSLSAVNGDGELSLWSSLDLQPICFLSTN